One Anolis carolinensis isolate JA03-04 chromosome 4, rAnoCar3.1.pri, whole genome shotgun sequence DNA window includes the following coding sequences:
- the bbs10 gene encoding Bardet-Biedl syndrome 10 protein — MATSVTGLELRRLAEEASSLASVVRGSLGPQGGQVLLTRPTGEILLSRDGERVLRALNLDSPTARMMITCLSTHCNLVGDGAKTFIVLLSTLLQEIEKLDKGSNAYFCKTHRGRNKYKEKGYMMKQVSQFLSVFQVEILDPLVTQKLGKHFQTVFSASGTELNRTTMKLVLEAYFCGKVGYNRQKYMCQLAYNFFFKTTAEKDRNEVLPLVDKYFPELHTTVTGLPVSHSQILDGLVLLRDFAVYCPSDGDKKVLIITEPIHSSLSQLGTEVAISGESQYEASELWITKRTKALMKHLQDNNIGVLLSGIKQHEIVHYCAKNSGICIVECLSREEISLICKITNISPFQPSLDNICTEITEMAIATFCQPLQIGTKRFVHINFARTCALQPCCVVFCGPVHGLNEQHACAFHGAFKMLQHLFTTIHLAECCNSKPQSQNFPNAVDNLQQYPAVQQRFVEMQIDCDSDEADTGELKHCEFKMKVLSESEDDLLALSQKYPKEDTASENAISEDDQFVCPGLKDKNSSSNVHGQQFNEEICIRSSHTVSIKCEENNKTDIHRHTNFCIKAGSVMPVGGIFEILLNYYLSCYAKQCQLPDISVLCTLVADVLLTVPKALCRTQKRSAFPQLYLEVTSALRNDQQLLPKQKYLESVSCKYQLIVSVLHCAATLLRIDLIIGIKRLPQTAEESNSDSDI; from the exons ATGGCGACGTCGGTGACCGGCCTGGAGCTGAGGCGCCTGGCCGAGGAGGCCTCTTCCCTCGCCAGCGTCGTCCGCGGCTCTTTGGGACCCCAAGGAGGGCAAGTCCTGTTGACCCGCCCGACGGGAGAGATCCTCCTCTCGCGGGACGGAGAGCGAGTGCTGCGGGCCCTGAACCTGGACTCCCCAACGGCCAG AATGATGATCACTTGCCTTTCCACTCACTGCAATTTGGTTGGAGATGGTGCAAAAACCTTTATTGTCTTACTCTCAACTTTACTCCAAGAGATTGAAAAACTTGACAAAGGAAGCAATGCCTACTTTTGCAAGACTCACCGAGGAAGGaataaatataaagaaaaagGTTACATGATGAAGCAAGTTTCTCAGTTTCTTAGTGTGTTCCAAGTGGAGATCCTGGACCCCTTAGTGACCCAGAAACTTGGAAAGCATTTCCAAACTGTGTTTTCCGCTTCTGGTACAGAATTAAATAGGACCACAATGAAGTTGGTACTAGAAGCCTATTTTTGTGGGAAAGTAGGATACAACAGGCAAAAATATATGTGCCAACTGGCCTATAATTTCTTCTTCAAAACTACAGCTGAAAAAGACAGGAATGAAGTACTGCCTCTGGTAGATAAATACTTCCCTGAGTTGCATACTACTGTGACAGGCCTTCCAGTTTCACATTCACAGATCCTAGATGGACTTGTTCTTCTTAGAGACTTTGCAGTTTACTGCCCTTCAGATGGTGACAAAAAGGTCCTTATAATAACAGAGCCTATCCATTCTTCTCTTTCTCAGTTGGGTACAGAAGTTGCCATAAGTGGTGAAAGTCAATATGAGGCATCTGAACTCTGGATTACAAAAAGGACAAAAGCTCTAATGAAGCACTTGCAGGACAATAACATTGGAGTCTTATTGTCAGGTATAAAACAACATGAAATCGTTCACTACTGTGCAAAAAATAGTGGCATATGTATTGTTGAGTGCCTTTCAAGAGAGGAAATCTCTCTTATATGCAAAATCACCAACATTTCACCATTCCAGCCATCTCTAGACAATATTTGCACTGAAATCACTGAAATGGCTATAGCAACATTTTGCCAACCATTACAGATCGGTACCAAAAGATTTGTTCACATTAATTTTGCAAGAACTTGTGCCCTTCAGCCATGTTGTGTGGTTTTCTGTGGACCGGTGCATGGACTTAATGAGCAACATGCTTGTGCTTTTCATGGCGCATTCAAAATGCTACAGCATCTGTTTACAACCATCCATCTAGCTGAGTGTTGTAATTCTAAACCTCAGAGTCAAAATTTTCCAAATGCTGTGGATAATCTTCAACAGTACCCAGCTGTGCAGCAGCGTTTTGTTGAAATGCAAATTGATTGTGATAGTGATGAAGCCGACACCGGAGAATTAAAACATTGTGAGTTTAAAATGAAAGTGCTTTCTGAAAGTGAAGATGACTTACTGGCATTATCGCAAAAATATCCAAAAGAGGACACAGCGTCTGAGAATGCTATTTCGGAAGATGACCAGTTTGTCTGTCCTGGACTAAAGGATAAGAACAGTTCAAGCAATGTACATGGTCAACAGTTTAATGAGGAAATTTGTATCCGGTCTAGTCATACTGTTTCAATTAAATGTGAAGAGAATAATAAAACTGATATTCACAGACATACCAACTTTTGCATAAAGGCAGGTTCAGTTATGCCGGTAGGTGGAATCTTTGAAATCCTATTAAATTATTATCTGTCTTGCTATGCAAAGCAGTGCCAATTGCCAGACATATCTGTTCTTTGTACTCTGGTTGCTGATGTATTGCTCACTGTTCCAAAAGCACTCTGTAGGACACAGAAAAGGAGTGCTTTTCCTCAGCTGTATCTTGAAGTCACCAGTGCCCTCAGGAATGATCAGCAGCTTCTGCCAAAACAAAAATACCTGGAATCGGTGTCTTGTAAGTACCAGTTAATAGTTTCTGTCCTTCATTGTGCAGCTACACTCCTCAGAATTGATCTGATCATTGGCATTAAAAGACTACCTCAAACGGCTGAAGAAAGTAACTCAGACAGTGACATCTGA